A section of the Babesia microti strain RI chromosome I, complete genome genome encodes:
- a CDS encoding rlmE, rrmJ, ftsJ, ribosomal RNA large subunit methyltransferase E (overlaps_old_locusTagID:BBM_I02240) produces MRLVKTSNATGWILKHINDRYVKQAQLDNYRSRAAYKLIELDDKYLFIRKHQTIVEFGCFPGGWSQVLIDKSYASVSDSLVIGLDKLTIEPLQHYKFVQGDIMDDNTVLKLKDLLGNRKAGLVLSDLSDATIGVKIDDHLNSVELAMRAAKVMEQIIAIDGWFVVKIFMGSQLENYKIYMRTLFKQVYSCKPSASRSSSPEMYFVCKGFKGARNISQEIDTHLYNKCGLS; encoded by the exons ATGAGATTAGTTAAAACTAGTAATGCAACTGGATGGATTCTAAAACATATCAATGATAGATATGTAAAACAAGCACAGTTG GATAATTACAGAAGCCGTGCCGcttacaaattaattgaattggatgacaaatatttattcatcAGGAAACATCAAACAATTGTTGAGTTTGGATGTTTTCCTGGAGGATGGTCACAAGttttaattgataaatcatATGCATCTGTTTCCGATTCCCTAGTCATCGGACTAGACAAACTTACTATTGAACCG TTACaacattataaatttgtcCAGGGAGATATAATGGATGATAACACTGTGCTAAAACTTAAAGATTTGCTAGGGAATCGCAAAGCTGGCTTG GTTTTGTCAGATTTGAGCGACGCTACAATTGGCGTAAAGATCGATGATCATTTAAACAGTGTAGAGTTGGCAATGAGAGCTGCAAAAGTTATGGAGCAGATTATCGCAATTGATGGTTGGTTTGTcgtcaaaatttttatggGATCGCAACTAGAAAATTATAAGATATATATGCGCACACTATTTAAACAAGTGTATAGCTGTAAGCCTAG CGCTTCGCGGAGTAGCAGCCCAGAAATGTATTTTGTTTGCAAAGGATTCAAGGGCGCCAGAAATATTTCTCAGGAAATCGACACGCATCTATATAACAAGTGCGGTCTATCATGA
- a CDS encoding hypothetical protein (overlaps_old_locusTagID:BBM_I02245): MHHTISKSVMEFVNQNNQINVDEEYTLLSTGCRFTDETAHTHPNFAGLSLSIPHWEKIRLLSRINNLISKWIPHFSNLGDIKFVQTPREDDGIIRLNKSEHCILFKFFFDAIAHSSSYQDSVKSLYYLYEVTEKPNEGGIFAMCKNPPNDIITNGKASFKCGYLLYVPGIVMGLTVDIINEFVSFPNAEFVTDANGSFELDNNDMVDFLENIRNGLIIEENTCPHITLGTSKDFKPVITGQILNSIYQFLNVIKDKTGEEYKVYSADENDNVSPVLPSYLYDVLRIQKSEPAVDPENLSKLVFATANKIYGKNLQNLNFTYNNPNDKSKEQIDFSNTKVIISKDISLIYFKDFPVTDEFTIDVYLMPVGGDIRSGHIKIFQ; this comes from the coding sequence ATGCATCACACAATTTCGAAATCAGTTATGGAGTTCGTTAACCAAAACAATCAGATAAACGTTGATGAAGAGTATACTCTTCTAAGTACTGGTTGCAGATTTACCGATGAAACTGCTCACACACATCCCAATTTTGCGGGATTGTCACTAAGCATACCACATTGGGAAAAGATTCGGCTATTAAGCAGAATTAATAACCTGATTTCTAAGTGGATCCCTCATTTTTCCAATTTGggtgatattaaatttgtacaaaCACCAAGGGAAGATGACGGAATCATTCGTTTGAACAAATCTGAGCATTGCAtacttttcaaattttttttcGACGCAATAGCACACAGTAGTTCATACCAAGATAGTGTTAAAAgtttgtattatttgtatgAGGTCACTGAAAAGCCAAATGAAGGGGGGATATTTGCGATGTGCAAAAACCCTCCAAATGATATCATTACTAATGGGAAAGCTAGTTTCAAATGTGGCTATTTACTTTATGTCCCAGGGATTGTGATGGGTTTAACtgttgatataattaatgaatttgtaTCATTCCCCAATGCTGAATTTGTTACTGATGCCAATGGATCATTCGAActtgataataatgatatggTAGATTTTCTAGaaaatattagaaatgGACTGATTATCGAAGAAAATACATGCCCACACATAACATTAGGTACTAGCAAAGACTTCAAACCTGTTATTACCGGACAAATTCTTAATTCCATTTaccaatttttgaatgtaaTCAAAGATAAGACAGGGGAAGAATATAAGGTATACTCTGCTGATGAAAATGACAACGTATCCCCTGTTTTACCTAGCTATCTATATGATGTTTTGAGGATACAAAAGTCTGAGCCGGCAGTTGACCCTGAAAATTTGTCGAAACTTGTTTTTGCTACTGCGAATAAAATTTACGGAAAAAATCTACAGAATTTGAATTTCACTTACAACAACCCTAATGATAAGTCAAAGGAGCAGATAGACTTTTCCAATACTAAAGTCATTATTTCCAAAGACATTTCCCTTATCTATTTCAAAGACTTTCCCGTGACTGATGAATTTACTATAGATGTTTATTTAATGCCAGTAGGTGGAGATATAAGGTCTGGGCATATTAAAATCTTCCaataa
- a CDS encoding hypothetical protein (overlaps_old_locusTagID:BBM_I02250;~overlaps_old_locusTagID:BBM_I02255), whose amino-acid sequence MNSLNNEFKCVLMFYNELDYHLSLNLALKLLEKLDSHIVECDIYDKLNIIISRILFLQGKYKESINYVNNCSESEQSLLLRAKISSSYNCYLCKNTYYRLLFYNDKYLPQFINYCLDEVDLGLLYILSVYEPIPANKITSKLTDFVNCWDNTINLPFYKDILHNYTHLHRLVDIESYQAVNFDFQYVNDLNSIISDHYGTKTHKLSFSTENPINVIKEFTDFIVKQGLDVNVEFKLKTKFSVDLNSRPLEESKSNRGSRESFRRQKTIESTHWHTSMPLKLFNSLSKLVSHGDNPKDTFDSLYHKEDEAALQNDYNVVTLNSIVFKIFKKSDLAGFIAFKLFINLLFRYNYNGLLCTNNEVELIIALISLYKLLNQWINTTVSLFSHPLLNCIYMENSHVPSFVELLWNKFHKIDIFKFMMIIIKALSLQKIGYPLPMSEILLVCSFIVKNTLPMRSLIATELNSFVIIVHKWSELLQKRLIYNGFYYFKTPLTINNDYYFIDNSRLLDYFMRTHIPVLCLDKISPSFMDKISKLYGSRRSYNGIKCKYYIKLLRCLSHQFKLCSMEKFINDDIHQLLSVANSILDKSVHYLIVNKFIPKYGSDLLVSCLDIFNNLAILLVENQLRTHDSFNNLNWMNNKEHYSVDVRMGGISVIVISNLIFKLFILVEQFNFNHAVTNVIDQLQKMILLSALLIHYELFNLLYIKRHHISPKLDFEQSHMVTTLLSMLIISALIKSGFLVDNLINILGVLLQVDHVYRELLDDSVEMKYFSDNLQSLSFKWGFYDTTPNLFSYPTSHRVIHLPTYIISVCTSLFNTRLITSYCAELQLSETSPYTSSTNICKRLDEAKEIELDNWISISFAQTYAVNIYIGIPSPFDKVREKIKRYDKSANISFFKMDIRSCVMAVHIHRYLNGMEMIGTDLLSLNSCDYIASHDDSTLENRDLIVSLCETIDSSVITHGPDNVMFYKSLRIPYLNLLLGTKLDDPIYPFEKLLFNVNSMNITELLALSYKALTALPMSHDAIFANIILRIKKCSLSVHSFNENTCDGEVDIDQKFNIGTLHTDDNETFSNLFKLLQQEICKYSSNNRIIGYRELSNDQDMILGREFTIHRLEKCYILYIALGIIHKIFLGDQINICLLYALNILTLVSANGNVPVKGHSISNPNFVTSILSSIGRIKWNIDKILENYDTLTAISTLLLVGKLFCRVYDYLHLESMIKIAMSLYIKGLEIAANVTFMTNNAVTRGKRDENYFNDLLTLLECKTGDIYHILQYCYSKCLKLMFKHPFLAISNVEDIVRVIIDNNAKYCNMANYVAIHAIKYNNNIVSSLQVSNLLQSISANYNIVIDFDVFGYGLIKNSTNSDTQHLINSLKVLSSLLVNYINSALESVETKFIKHVNEFSTLICDYINKMPDESHIFNTTIKGSLASLGKGRWIVTGYHCISNLCNINLTIESITTILSKIAKKHYNSHYDIDKLVPINDQMTDSLELLINKCPDTLSLPLTYNHFLSKSDCENLIELINTENEDKSMFSRYTVDTATIDIKLIKNLKLLLAVITKIDIINKSKAYERLCNAFINGCQKILYCQPPIDTTQESNSVLYKFVRIEIRDGVTVFASDRWAKQQRLNSFRQATSALSSATTPPHTV is encoded by the exons ATGAATTCTTTAAATAATGAGTTTAAATGCGTGTTAATGTTTTACAATGAGTTAGATTATCACCTTTCACTAAATCTAGCTCTTAAACTCCTAGAAAAATTAGATTCTCACATTGTTGAGTGTGATATCTATgacaaattgaatattatcATCTCTAGGATATTATTTCTTCAGGGAAAATATAAagaatcaataaattatgttaatAATTGCAGTGAAAGTGAACAATCATTGTTGCTGCGAGCTAAAATTTCCAGCAGTTACAATTGTTACTTGTGCAAAAATACCTATTACAGATTATTATTCTACAATGATAAATACCTACcacaattcattaattattgtCTGGATGAAGTGGATTTAGGATTGCTATACATTTTATCAGTTTACGAACCAATTCCTGCAAATAAGATCACTAGCAAATTGACTGATTTTGTTAATTGTTGGGACAACACAATCAACCTTCCGTTTTACAAAGACATACTGCACAATTACACGCATTTGCATCGACTTGTTGACATAGAATCATACCAGGCggttaattttgatttCCAATATGTCAACGATCtgaattcaataatttctGATCATTATGGGACTAAGACTCATAAATTGAGTTTTAGCACTGAGAATCCtattaatgttattaaGGAATTCACTGACTTTATTGTTAAACAAGGTTTGGATGTCAATGTTGAATTTAAGCtcaaaacaaaattttcagttGATCTTAATAGTAGACCCCTTGAAGAATCTAAATCAAATAGGGGATCAAGGGAATCATTTAGAAGGCAGAAGACCATTGAATCTACGCATTGGCATACTTCCATGcctttaaaattgtttaattctCTGAGTAAACTTGTTTCACATGGTGATAATCCTAAGGATACATTTGATTCCTTATATCATAAAGAAGATGAGGCGGCTTTACAAAACGATTATAATGTGGTTACATTGAATAGCattgtttttaaaatatttaaaaagtCTGATTTAGCAGGTTTCATTGCATTCAAGTTGTTCATCAATTTATTGTTCcgttataattataatggcTTATTATGTACCAACAATGAGGTTGAGTTAATTATCGCATTAATTTCActttataaattgttgaacCAATGGATTAATACTACTGTTTCATTATTCTCACACCCTTTACTGAACTGTATTTACATGGAAAATTCACATGTCCCATCTTTCGTTGAATTGCTGTGGAATAAGTTTcacaaaattgacatttttaagtttatgatgataattatCAAGGCATTATCACttcaaaaaattggttATCCCCTTCCCATGTCTGAGATTTTATTAGTTTGCAGTTTTATTGTCAAAAATACTTTGCCTATGCGCTCACTCATTGCTACTGAATTGAATTCATTTGTCATTATTGTACACAAATGGAGTGAATTATTGCAAAAGcgattaatttataatggATTTTATTACTTTAAAACTCCACTAACGATAAATAATGATTACTACTTCATCGATAACTCTAGATTACTCGACTATTTCATGCGTACACACATTCCCGTTCTCTGTTTGGATAAAATATCTCCTTCGTTTATGGACaaaatatccaaattatatgGTTCTAGACGTAGCTATAATGGAattaaatgcaaatattacatCAAATTACTGCGCTGTTTATCacatcaatttaaattatgttcaatggaaaaatttataaatgatgaCATTCATCAGTTACTATCTGTCGCTAATTCCATATTAGATAAATCAGTACATTACTTAATTGTTAACAAGTTTATACCAAAATATGGATCTGATTTGCTGGTATCATGTCtggatatatttaataatttagctATATTATTGGTTGAAAACCAACTTAGGACGCATGATTCATTTAACAATCTTAATTGGATGAATAATAAGGAACATTATTCTGTTGATGTGAGAATGGGTGGAATTTCTGTAATTGTTATatctaatttaatattcaaattgtttattttggTTGAgcaattcaattttaaccaTGCTGTAACGAATGTTATTGAtcaattacaaaaaatgatattacTATCGGCATTATTAATACACTATGAATTGTTCAATCTGCTGTACATCAAGCGTCATCATATATCGCCTAAACTCGATTTTGAACAGTCACACATGGTCACGACTCTACTATCAATGTTGATAATCTCAGCTCTTATAAAATCAGGATTCCTTGTCGATAAtcttattaatattttaggAGTACTATTACAAGTAGATCATGTATACCGGGAATTGCTTGATGATAGTGTTGAAATGAAGTATTTTTCGGATAACTTACAATCTTTGTCGTTCAAATGGGGGTTTTATGACACAACTCCAAATCTATTTAGTTATCCCACATCACACAGGGTTATCCACTTACCAACGTACATTATCAGTGTATGTACTTCTTTATTTAATACTCGTTTGATTACCAGCTATTGTGCTGAATTACAATTGTCTGAAACGAGCCCTTACACAAGTAGTACTAACATTTGCAAAAGACTTGATGAGGCTAAGGAAATAGAATTGGACAATTGGATATCGATTTCATTTGCCCAAACGTATGCAgtaaacatttatattgGCATTCCTTCCCCTTTTGACAAGGTAAGGGAAAAGATCAAGAGATATGACAAATCTGCCAACATTTCTTTCTTCAAAATGGATATTCGTTCCTGTGTAATGGCTGTTCACATCCACAGGTATTTAAATGGAATGGAAATGATTGGAACTGATCTGTTATCATTGAATTCTTGTGATTATATTGCATCACATGACGACTCAACTCTTGAGAATCGCGATTTAATTGTTTCACTTTGTGAAACAATAGACTCTTCTGTTATTACGCATGGACCTGACAATGTTATGTTTTATAAATCGTTACGGATACCTTATTTGAATTTGCTCTTGGGTACTAAGCTTGATGACCCTATTTATCCATTTGAAAAGTTACTTTTCAATGTAAATTCTATG aatattACTGAGTTGTTGGCGTTGAGTTACAAAGCTCTTACTGCATTGCCTATGAG tcATGATGCCATTTTTGCCAATATCATATTGAGGATTAAGAAATGTTCACTCTCTGTGCATAGCTTCAATGAGAATACGTGTGATGGTGAGGTGGATATTGACCAGAAATTCAATATTGGCACTTTACATACTGATGATAATGAGACATTTagcaatttatttaaattgctCCAACAAGAGATCTGtaaatattcatcaaaCAATCGCATTATTGGTTATAGAGAACTGTCTAATGATCAAGATATGATTCTGGGAAGGGAATTCACAATTCACAGACTTGAAAAATGCtatatattgtacattGCACTGGGaataatacataaaatatttttaggCGACCAAATTAACATTTGCCTATTGTACGCACTCAATATTTTGACTTTAGTTTCTGCCAATGGCAATGTGCCAGTGAAAGGACATTCCATTTCTAACCCTAACTTTGTAACATCAATACTCAGTTCAATTGGCAGAATAAAATggaatattgataaaatccTTGAAAATTACGATACTTTAACTGCAATTTCAACATTGTTACTTGTGGGTAAACTTTTTTGTCGAGTATACGATTACTTGCATCTTGAAtcaatgataaaaattgcaatgtCATTATACATTAAGGGATTAGAAATTGCAGCAAATGTTACATTTATGACAAATAATGCTGTAACAAGGGGTAAACGagatgaaaattattttaatgatttattaactTTGTTAGAATGTAAAACTGGAgatatatatcacataCTCCAATATTGCTATTCTAAATGTTTGAAGTTGATGTTTAAGCATCCATTTTTAGCCATTAGTAATGTTGAAGATATTGTTAGAGTTATAATTGATAACAATGCAAAATATTGCAACATGGCAAATTACGTCGCAATACATGCTATCAAatacaataacaatattgTCAGCTCATTACAAGTTAGCAATCTGTTACAATCGATTTCAGCAAATTACAATATTGTCATTGATTTTGACGTATTTGGTTATGGattaatcaaaaattccacCAACAGTGATACACAACATTTGATTAATTCACTGAAAGTGCTATCTTCGCTACTTgtaaattacattaattCGGCTTTGGAATCAGTCGAaactaaatttatcaagcatgtaaatgaattttccactttaatttgtgattatatcaataaGATGCCAGATGAATCacatatattcaatacCACAATAAAGGGCAGCTTGGCCAGTTTAGGCAAGGGTAGATGGATTGTAACAGGCTACCATTGTATTAGCAATTTGTGTAATATAAATCTGACTATAGAATCTATTACAACGATTTTAAGTAAAATTGCAAAGAAGCACTATAACTCACATTATGATATAGATAAACTAGTACCAATCAACGATCAGATGACAGATAGCTTggaattattaattaataaatgcCCGGATACATTGTCACTACCACTTACATATAACCATTTTTTATCTAAATCAGATTGCGAGAATCTGATAGAATTGATAAACACTGAAAATGAAGATAAAAGCATGTTTTCAAGATATACTGTTGACACAGCCACTATTGACATTAAGttaatcaaaaatttgaagtTATTACTCGCAgtaattacaaaaattgacataataaataaatcaaaagCCTATGAACGATTGTGTAATGCATTTATTAATGGTTGCCAAAAAATACTCTACTGCCAGCCACCAATAGATACAACACAGGAATCCAATTCAgtgttatacaaatttgttagaaTTGAAATTAGAGATGGTGTGACAGTGTTTGCCAGTGACAGATGGGCAAAGCAGCAACGATTAAATTCCTTTAGGCAGGCCACATCGGCCCTCTCATCCGCCACAACTCCTCCCCACACTGTATAA
- a CDS encoding small subunit ribosomal protein S27e (overlaps_old_locusTagID:BBM_I02260), whose product MEVDLLNPDPKEEAKLHKLKRLVQNPNSFFMDVRCPGCLTITTVFSHAQTVVLCGSCHVVLSQPTGGRCRLTKGCSFRRKVE is encoded by the exons ATGGAAGTTGACCTGCTAAACCCCGATCCCAAAGAGGAGGCTAAGCTTCACAAGCTTAAACGGCTGGTTCAAAATCCAAATTCGTTTTTTATGGATGTAAGATGCCCTGGATGTTTAACGATCACAACGGTATTCAGCCATGCACAGACTGTCGTTCTGTGTGGAAG TTGCCATGTAGTACTCTCCCAGCCTACTGGTGGAAGATGCAGGTTGACCAAGGGCTGTTCCTTCCGTAGGAAAGTGGAGTAG
- a CDS encoding tyrosine recombinase (INT): protein MLIAISQLLIDAFIIHICSITTKWSANAVFIAYSTFISPNNLNYFNRNSLKLFDKCINCKIDLLTDAKFCIECGTPCNQKGITLSNFVNEIYLPRRQSDVSRNTFRVESGFWKLINKALGHIPMAQIDVKTWEDYLSQMRKRKCTARTQQLHQMTFINAFKYAHYCGYLDSILNLRKIRGATTRSRQIIPFTVNEAKRLLLNTDKKHRAMFALGIGMGLRPSEVLSIKWPDIDFERKMLYVRGSKTKASAVSIPFTDLAFRETLKWWRYNRQPKTGLLFKAPRNPKKQMVSFKTALMGAAKRAHVDITSDGVERRIFPYLLRHSFATLAATSNPPVPIPVTQAIMRHTSSKMVLEIYAKAGALAIQEGLQNFAL from the exons ATGTTAATTGCTATATCGCAACTCCTAATTGACGCTTTTATTATACACATATGCTCAATAACTACTAAATGGTCAGCAAATGCTGTTTTTATTGCTTATTCAACGTTTATATCTCCTAATAacttaaattatttcaacAGAAAtagtttaaaattgtttgataagtgtattaattgtaaaatagaTCTTCTTACCG ATgctaaattttgtattgaATGTGGAACACCTTGCAATCAAAAAGGAATTACATTGAGCAATTTTGTAAACGAAATTTATTTGCCCCGTCGCCAAAGCGATGTGTCACGTAACACTTTTCGCGTGGAATCGGGTTTTTGGAAGCTAATAAACAAAGCTTTGGGTCATATACCTATGGCACAAATTGATGTAAAGACCTGGGAAGATTACCTATC GCAAATGAGGAAACGGAAATGTACGGCTCGGACACAGCAGTTACACCAAATGACTTTTATAAATGCTTTTAAATATGCTCACTACTGTGGATACCTTGATTCAATACTAAATCTCCGTAAAATTAGGGGAGCCACTACCAGATCCAGGCAAATCATCCCATTCACTGTAAATGAA GCTAAGAGGCTTTTACTGAATACCGACAAGAAACACAGAGCCATGTTTGCGTTGGGAATTGGTATGGGATTAAGGCCCAGTGAAGTATTGTCTATAAAATGGCCAgatattgattttgaacgcaaaatgttatatgttAGAGGGAGTAAAACCAAAGCATCAGCTGTGTCAATTCCTTTTACAGATTTGGCATTTCGTGAGACGCTTAAATG GTGGAGATATAATAGACAACCAAAAACAGGTTTATTATTTAAGGCACCAAGGAATCCTAAGAAGCAAATGG TTTCCTTCAAAACCGCCCTCATGGGTGCAGCAAAAAGGGCTCATGTAGATATAACATCGGATGGTGTAGAGAGACGTATTTTTCCATATTTACTTCGCCATTCATTTGCCACCCTCGCTGCTACTTCAAATCCCCCAGTACCTATACCAGTTACCCAAGCCATAATGAGACATACCAGCAGTAAGATGGTTCTCGAGATTTATGCCAAAGCTGGTGCCTTAGCTATACAGGAAGggttacaaaattttgccCTGTAG